From the Kazachstania africana CBS 2517 chromosome 12, complete genome genome, the window gttctaactctctagacgctacagccactggatcatactctggttccaactctctagacgctactttcactggatcatactctggttccaactctctagacgcaaCGGCCACTGGTTCttactccggcactaactcaATTGACAGTACAGCTACCAATTCACAGTCTGGAACAGTGATATTGACGCCAAGCTCAACCAATTCTTATTCTGgttctaactctctagacgctacagccactggatcatactctggttccaactctctagacgcaacagccactggatcactctccggcactaactctgtAGACGCaactgccactggttcatactctggcactaactctgtagacgctactgccactggttcatactctggttccaactctGTAGACGCTACAGctactggatcatactctggcactaactctgTAGACgctacagccactggatcatactctggttccaactctctagacgcaactgccactggatcatactctggcactaactcAATTGACAGTACAGCTACCAATTCACAGTCTGGAACAGTGATATTGACGCCAAGCTCAACCAATTCTTATTCTGgttctaactctctagacgctacagccactggatcatactctggttccaactctctagacgctactttcactggatcatactctggttccaactctctagacgcaacggccactggttcatactctggcactaactctgtagacgctactgccactggttcatactctggttccaactctctagacgctactttcactggatcatactctggcactaactctgTAGACGCaactgccactggttcatactctggcactaactctgtagacgctactgctactggatcactctccggcactaactctctagatgctacagccactggatctTACTCGGGCTCTAACTCAGTTGAtccaacagccactggttcatactccggcactaactctctagacgctactgctactggatcactctctggctctaactcagttgatccaacagccactggttcatactccggcactaactctctagacgctactgctactggatcactctctggcactaactctctagacgctactgccactggatcatactctagttccaactctctagacgctactttcactggttcatactctggttctaactctctagacgctactgccactggttcatactctggttctaactctctagacgctactgccactggttcatactctggttctaactctctagacgctactgccactggatcattCTCTGGTTCTAACTCAATTGACAGTACAGCTACCAATTCACAGTCTGGAACAGTGATATTGACGCCAAGCTCAACCAATTCTTATtctggttccaactctctagatgctactgccactggatcttactctggcactaactctctagacgctactgccactggttcatactctggttccaactctctagacgctactttcactggatcatactctggcactaactctgTAGACGCaactgccactggttcatactctggcactaactctgTAGACGCTACTTtcactggttcatactctggttctaactctctagacgctactgccactggttcatactctggttctaactctctagacgctactgccactggatcactctctggctctaactcagttgatccaacagccactggatcatactcgGGCACTGATtctctagatgctactgccactggatcactctctggcactaactctctagaagctactgctactggatcactctctggctctaactcagttgatccaacagccactggatcatactctggcacTGATtctctagatgctactgctactgaTTCACTCTCTGGCACTGATTCTGTAgatgctactgctactggttcatactccggcactaactctctagacgctactgctactggatcactctctggcactaactctctagacgctactgctactggatcactctctggctCTAACTCAGTAGATgctacagccactggatcatactcgGGCACTGATTCTCTAGACGTCTCTgctactggatcactctctggctctaactcagttgatccaacagccactggttcatactccggcactaactctctagacgctactttcactggttcatactctggttctaactctctagacgctactgccactggttcatactctggttctaactctctagacgctactgccactggatcactctctggctctaactcagttgatccaacagccactggatcatactctggcacTGATtctctagatgctactgctactggtTCACTCTCTGGCACTGATTCTGTAgatgctactgctactggttcatactccggcactaactctctagacgctactgccactggatcactctctggcactaactctctagatgctactgctactggatcactctctggctCTAACTCAGTAGAtccaacagccactggttcatactccggcactaactctctagacgctactgctactggatcactctccggcactaactctctagatgctacagccactggatctTACTCGGGCTCTAACTCAGTTGAtccaacagccactggttcatactccggcactaactctctagacgctactgccactggatcactctctggctCTAACTCAGTTGATGGTACAGCGACCGATTCACAATCTGGAACAGTGATATTGACGCCAAGCTCAGCCAgttcatactccggcactaactctctagacgctactgccactggatcactctctggctctaactcagttgatccaacagccactggttcatactccggcactaactctctagatgctactgccactggatcactctctggcaCTGATTCtgtagacgctactgccactggatcatactccaggactaactctctagacgctactgccactggatcactctctggctctaactcagttgatccaacagccactggatcatactccggcactaactctctagatgctactgccactggttcatactccggcactaactctctagatgctacagccactggatctTACTCGGGCACTGATtctctagatgctactgctactggatcactctctggctctaactcagttgatccaacagccactggttcatactccaggactaactctctagacgctactgctactggatcactctctggctctaactcagttgatccaacagccactggttcTTACTCCGGTACTAACTCAGTTGATGGTACAGCGACCGATTCACAATCTGGAACAGTGATATTGACGCCAAGCTCAGCCAgttcatactccggcactaactctctagacgctactgctactggatcactctctggcactaactctctagacgctactgccactggatcatactctggcacTGATTCtgtagacgctactgccactggatcatactccggcaccAACTCTCCAGACGcaacagccactggatcatactccggcactaactctctagacgctacagccactggatctTACTCGGGCACTGATTCTCTGGACGTCTCTgctactggatcactctctggctctaactcagttgatccaacagccactggttcatactccggcactaactctctagatgctacagccactggatctTACTCGGGCTCTAACTCAGTTGAtccaacagccactggatcatactccggcactaactctctagatgctactgctactggtTCACTctctggttccaactctctagacgcaactgccactggttcttactccggcactaactcaATTGACAGTACAGCTACCAATTCACAGTCTGGAACAGTGATATTGACGCCAAGCTCAACCAATTCTTATtctggttccaactctctagacgctacagccactggatcttactctggcactaactctctagacgctactgccactggttcatactctggttccaactctctagacgctactttcactggatcatactctggcactaactctgTAGACGCaactgccactggttcatactctggcactaactctgTAGACGCTACTTtcactggttcatactctggttctaactctctagacgctactgccactggttcatactctggttctaactctctagacgctactgccactggatcactctctggctctaactcagttgatccaacagccactggatcatactcgGGCACTGATtctctagatgctactgccactggatcactctctggcactaactctctagacgctactgctactggatcactctctggctctaactcagttgatccaacagccactggttcatactccggcactaactctctagacgctactgctactggatcactctccggcactaactctctagatgctacagccactggatctTACTCGGGCCCTAACTCAGTTGAtccaacagccactggttcatactccggcactaactctctagacgctactttcactggttcatactctggttctaactctctagacgctactgccactggttcatactctggttctaactctctagacgctactgccactggatcatactctggcactaactcAATTGACAGTACAGCTACCAATTCACAGTCTGGAACAGTGATATTGACGCCAAGCTCAACCAATTCTTATTCTGgttctaactctctagacgctacagccactggatcatactctggttccaactctctagacgctactttcactggatcatactctggttccaactctctagacgctactttcactggatcatactctggttccaactctctagacgcaaCGGCCACTGGTTCTTACTCCGGCACCAACTCAATTGACAGCACAGCTACCAATTCACAGTCTGGAACAGTGATATTGACGCCAAGCTCAACCAATTCTTATTCTGgttctaactctctagacgctacagTCCACttggatcatactctggttccaactctcgtagacgctactgccactggatcatactctggctCTAACTCAATTGACAGTACAGCTACCAATTCACAGTCTGGAACAGTGATATTGACGCCAAGCTCAACCAATTCTTATTCTGgttctaactctctagacgctacagccactggatcatactctggttccaactctctagacgcaaCGGCCACTGGTTCTtactctggttccaactctctagacgcaaCGGCCACTGGTTCTtactctggttccaactctctagatgctacagccactggatcatactccggcactaactctctagacgctactgccactggatcactctctggcactaactctctagatgctactgctactggatcactctctggctctaactcagttgatccaacagccactggttcatactccggcactaactctctagacgctactgctactggatcactctccggcactaactctctagatgctacagccactggatctTACTCGGGCTCTAACTCAGTTGAtccaacagccactggatcatactctggcacTGATtctctagatgctactgctactggtTCACTCTCTGGCACTGATTCTGTAgatgctactgctactggttcatactccggcactaactctctagacgctactgctactggatcactctctggcactaactctctagacgctactgctactggatcactctctggctCTAACTCAGTA encodes:
- the KAFR0L02140 gene encoding uncharacterized protein, which translates into the protein MRLIKLLTIFIQISTYFVNALDVSSCANIYGSTFFHESVTVRPNKGLTLETGLWHFFWRAVINEGDLFIRETNNLLLGTSINFFSGTSNEGNIVVDDTTATTAGTMSFSDTTHNFGNIWFAGKNTLLTSVSFSMTGKIIENTGLIYVKQTNTGNSGGSFTMGKSSSTVTNDGTLCAEEVTLSPGATIYGSGCITLLSGSTLNIDNIKSYPLSGQTIYMNSTSALIYITHKSTTASLTITGFGKSNKIQLSQSIDSYSYDSTTGILTVVSKVFLLGTLTLNLNIGTGYASSGFSTSASGLLTGKDTITYSPAAPATSLPDGCSACLAAPTERNFCSGSSVSSMSNTFTDDSEESTTYEISYSSSDTLSYTVSTSDYSSSFSSITNPSKTTEISSTPSSKSASESPSETSSLSSANYYTTTNSLDATATGSYSGTGSLDATATGSYSGTDSLDATATGSYSGTNSLDATATGSYSGTNSLDATATGSYSGTDSVDATATGSYSGTNSLDATATGSLSGTDSVDATATGSYSRTNSVDPTATGSYSGTNSLDATATGSLSGTNSLDATATGSYSGTNSLDATATGSLSGTDSVDATATGSYSRTNSLDATATGSYSGTNSLDATATGSYSGTNSLDATATGSYSGTNSLDATATGSYSGSNSVDPTATGSYSGTDSLDATATGSLSGTNSLDATATGSLSGSNSVDPTATGSYSGTNSLDATATGSYSGSNSLDATVTGSLSGTNSVDATATGSYSGTNSLDATATGSYSRTNSLDATATGSYSGTNSLDATATGSLSGSNSVDPTATGSYSGTDSLDATATGSYSGTNSVDGTATDSQSGTVILTPSSASSYSGTNSLDATATGSYSGTNSLDATATGSYSGTNSLDATATGSLSGSNSVDPTATGSYSGTNSLDATATGSLSGTNSLDATATGSYSGTNSLDATATGSYSGTNSLDATATGSYSGTNSLDATATGSYSGSNSLDATFTGSYSGTNSVDATATGSYSGTNSVDATATGSYSGTNSLDATATGSYSGTNSVDATATGSLSGTNSLEATATGSYSGSNSLDATATGSYSGTNSIDSTATNSQSGTVILTPSSTNSYSGSNSLDATATGSYSGSNSLDATFTGSYSGSNSLDATATGSYSGTNSIDSTATNSQSGTVILTPSSTNSYSGSNSLDATATGSYSGSNSLDATATGSLSGTNSVDATATGSYSGTNSVDATATGSYSGSNSVDATATGSYSGTNSVDATATGSYSGSNSLDATATGSYSGTNSIDSTATNSQSGTVILTPSSTNSYSGSNSLDATATGSYSGSNSLDATFTGSYSGSNSLDATATGSYSGTNSVDATATGSYSGSNSLDATFTGSYSGTNSVDATATGSYSGTNSVDATATGSLSGTNSLDATATGSYSGSNSVDPTATGSYSGTNSLDATATGSLSGSNSVDPTATGSYSGTNSLDATATGSLSGTNSLDATATGSYSSSNSLDATFTGSYSGSNSLDATATGSYSGSNSLDATATGSYSGSNSLDATATGSFSGSNSIDSTATNSQSGTVILTPSSTNSYSGSNSLDATATGSYSGTNSLDATATGSYSGSNSLDATFTGSYSGTNSVDATATGSYSGTNSVDATFTGSYSGSNSLDATATGSYSGSNSLDATATGSLSGSNSVDPTATGSYSGTDSLDATATGSLSGTNSLEATATGSLSGSNSVDPTATGSYSGTDSLDATATDSLSGTDSVDATATGSYSGTNSLDATATGSLSGTNSLDATATGSLSGSNSVDATATGSYSGTDSLDVSATGSLSGSNSVDPTATGSYSGTNSLDATFTGSYSGSNSLDATATGSYSGSNSLDATATGSLSGSNSVDPTATGSYSGTDSLDATATGSLSGTDSVDATATGSYSGTNSLDATATGSLSGTNSLDATATGSLSGSNSVDPTATGSYSGTNSLDATATGSLSGTNSLDATATGSYSGSNSVDPTATGSYSGTNSLDATATGSLSGSNSVDGTATDSQSGTVILTPSSASSYSGTNSLDATATGSLSGSNSVDPTATGSYSGTNSLDATATGSLSGTDSVDATATGSYSRTNSLDATATGSLSGSNSVDPTATGSYSGTNSLDATATGSYSGTNSLDATATGSYSGTDSLDATATGSLSGSNSVDPTATGSYSRTNSLDATATGSLSGSNSVDPTATGSYSGTNSVDGTATDSQSGTVILTPSSASSYSGTNSLDATATGSLSGTNSLDATATGSYSGTDSVDATATGSYSGTNSPDATATGSYSGTNSLDATATGSYSGTDSLDVSATGSLSGSNSVDPTATGSYSGTNSLDATATGSYSGSNSVDPTATGSYSGTNSLDATATGSLSGSNSLDATATGSYSGTNSIDSTATNSQSGTVILTPSSTNSYSGSNSLDATATGSYSGTNSLDATATGSYSGSNSLDATFTGSYSGTNSVDATATGSYSGTNSVDATFTGSYSGSNSLDATATGSYSGSNSLDATATGSLSGSNSVDPTATGSYSGTDSLDATATGSLSGTNSLDATATGSLSGSNSVDPTATGSYSGTNSLDATATGSLSGTNSLDATATGSYSGPNSVDPTATGSYSGTNSLDATFTGSYSGSNSLDATATGSYSGSNSLDATATGSYSGTNSIDSTATNSQSGTVILTPSSTNSYSGSNSLDATATGSYSGSNSLDATFTGSYSGSNSLDATFTGSYSGSNSLDATATGSYSGTNSIDSTATNSQSGTVILTPSSTNSYSGSNSLDATVHLDHTLVPTLVDATATGSYSGSNSIDSTATNSQSGTVILTPSSTNSYSGSNSLDATATGSYSGSNSLDATATGSYSGSNSLDATATGSYSGSNSLDATATGSYSGTNSLDATATGSLSGTNSLDATATGSLSGSNSVDPTATGSYSGTNSLDATATGSLSGTNSLDATATGSYSGSNSVDPTATGSYSGTDSLDATATGSLSGTDSVDATATGSYSGTNSLDATATGSLSGTNSLDATATGSLSGSNSVDPTATGSYSGTDSLDATATGSLSGTNSLDATATGSYSSSNSLDATFTGSYSGSNSLDATATGSLSGSNSVDGTATDSQSGTVILTPSSASSYSGTNSLDATATGSLSGSNSVDPTATGSYSGTNSLDATATGSLSGTDSVDATATGSYSRTNSLDATATGSLSGSNSVDPTATGSYSGTNSLD